From Athene noctua chromosome 19, bAthNoc1.hap1.1, whole genome shotgun sequence, one genomic window encodes:
- the LYRM9 gene encoding LYR motif-containing protein 9 has protein sequence MAPLPNAELVQNSLQLYRYLLRCCKQLPEENIRQHYRHAVRQSFKVHADEDDPERIQQIIKRAIEDADWVMNKYKKRE, from the exons ATGGCCCCACTGCCGAACGCTGAATTAGTCCAGAACTCTTTGCAGTTATATCGTTACCTGCTTCGGTGCTGTAAGCAACTTCCCGAAGAGAATATTCGTCAGCATTACAGACATGCGGTCAGGCAG AGCTTCAAAGTTCATGCTGATGAAGACGATCCTGAGCGAATCCAGCAGATTATTAAGAGAGCCATTGAAGATGCTGACTGGGTTATGAATAAA tataaaaaacGGGAGTAG